TTAAATTCAATATTTACTCCTTTTATAAATAAAGGATGACACATTGGAATAAGATCAGACGTTTTTTTGGCCGCCATGATGCCTGCTATTTGAGAAACAGCTAATACATCACCTTTTCCAATTTCTTGTGATGTAATCTTATCGTATGTTTCTTTGTTTACTTCAATGCTTGAAGCAGCTGTTGCAACCCTTGTTGTTTCAGCTTTCTCTGAGATGTCGACCATATTCGCGCGACCTTGTTCATTAAAATGAGTAAACCCCACTTTAGTTCCTCCTTATATTTGACTATACACTATTTTTAGTCATCTGTCTTTGCACTTTCTACCTATATGAATGTTCCTTTTTAACTCTCCTTTATAGGTATGGTAGAATACCTATAGCAGCCTTTTTTTCAACATAATGTGAATTATTTAACTAAGGAAAGCTCTAGAATAGCTGCCTGAGCTCTTCCCCTTTATTGTAAAGGATTAACTGAGGTGAAAAAATGATTTTATTACAACTAAATAATATCACGAAGTATTTTGGTGCTGATATTATTTTATCGAATATTAAAATGGAAGTACAATCAAACGACCGAATTGGCCTTGTTGGCCGAAATGGAGCTGGAAAATCCACTCTGCTTAAAATTATTTCAGGTGCAATCTCCTATGACGGTGGGGAAATTATAAAACCAAAAGATGTAGAACTTGGCTATATGGGACAAGATACAATGCTTGAATCAGACTTAAGCATTTGGGATGAAATGATGACAGTATTCTCACCGCTAAAAGAAATGGAGAAGAAAATTCGTTCGCTGGAAGAAAAAATGGGTGATCCTACCTTTTTAAACGATTCTACCAAATATGAAAAGCTCCTTCAAGAGTACGACATTCTTCAAGCAGCTTTTAAAGATAAAGGTGGATATCAGTATGAGGCGGAAACTCGTTCTATTTTACACGGATTTCGCTTTAAAGATCACTCCGTATCTATCTCAACACTTAGTGGAGGGCAAAAAACACGTCTTTCACTTGCAAAATTATTGTTAACAAAACCAGATTTACTCATACTTGATGAACCAACAAACCACCTTGATATTGAAACACTTTCATGGCTTGAGCAATTTTTACAAGGATATGCAGGCGCCATTTTAATTGTTTCACATGACCGCTATTTTCTTGATAAAGTAGTCAAC
This region of Priestia filamentosa genomic DNA includes:
- the moaC gene encoding cyclic pyranopterin monophosphate synthase MoaC is translated as MGFTHFNEQGRANMVDISEKAETTRVATAASSIEVNKETYDKITSQEIGKGDVLAVSQIAGIMAAKKTSDLIPMCHPLFIKGVNIEFNWAEKEGKYRLLIEATVKTKGSTGVEMEALTAASVCALTAYDMCKAIDKGMVIGPTYLLTKTGGKSGDFTREQGLTDWGV